The Tepidibacter aestuarii genome contains a region encoding:
- a CDS encoding DUF2922 domain-containing protein, with the protein MEKRLDMKFIKSDGKKVTVKVHSLKDNVDDSAIDALMDYIVSKDLFKFNGESIVKKESAEIITTQTENVHIN; encoded by the coding sequence ATGGAAAAGAGACTTGATATGAAGTTTATTAAATCTGATGGTAAGAAGGTAACTGTTAAGGTTCATAGCTTAAAGGATAATGTTGATGATAGTGCTATAGATGCTTTAATGGATTACATAGTTTCTAAGGATTTGTTTAAATTTAACGGGGAAAGTATAGTCAAGAAAGAATCTGCTGAGATTATAACTACTCAAACTGAAAATGTTCATATTAACTAA
- a CDS encoding YvrJ family protein, with protein MNELLGFVSNVGFPIVLSIYLLTRIEEKLENLTQSINKLNNVISRIEAKEY; from the coding sequence ATGAATGAACTTTTGGGATTTGTTTCTAATGTAGGTTTTCCGATAGTTTTATCTATATATCTTTTAACAAGGATAGAGGAAAAACTTGAGAATTTAACCCAAAGTATTAACAAGCTGAATAATGTGATATCTAGAATAGAAGCAAAAGAATATTGA
- a CDS encoding DUF1659 domain-containing protein, which produces MAVTSIKTGTSLKLKYSLGLNEKGVEKFKTLSIKNLNLDSTDDDLFGMTALMKDMQSNSLASVKKVVDTDLSE; this is translated from the coding sequence ATGGCAGTAACAAGCATTAAAACAGGAACAAGTTTAAAATTAAAGTATTCTTTAGGTCTTAACGAGAAAGGGGTTGAAAAGTTTAAGACATTGTCTATAAAAAACCTAAATTTAGACTCAACTGATGATGATCTATTTGGAATGACTGCTTTGATGAAGGATATGCAGAGTAATTCTTTAGCTTCGGTTAAAAAGGTTGTTGATACTGATTTAAGTGAGTAA
- a CDS encoding VanZ family protein, which translates to MKKIYWVISMLWMCLIFYFSNQPASISDAQSDMTIGVINYITSTDIIEINNIDYIVRKTAHFSLYFILSILMTLSIESIVHNKNNSYKLGAIISVVYSMSDEFHQMFTPGRGAQIKDVGIDSLGIVCGILILKFIEVIKKEVV; encoded by the coding sequence ATGAAAAAAATATATTGGGTAATAAGTATGCTGTGGATGTGCCTTATATTTTACTTTTCTAATCAACCAGCAAGTATATCTGATGCGCAATCGGATATGACAATAGGAGTTATAAATTATATTACAAGTACTGATATAATTGAGATTAACAATATAGATTATATAGTCAGAAAGACAGCTCATTTTTCACTGTATTTCATATTATCTATATTGATGACTTTATCTATAGAATCTATTGTTCATAATAAAAATAATTCGTATAAATTGGGTGCGATAATATCTGTTGTATACAGTATGAGTGATGAGTTTCATCAGATGTTCACACCTGGAAGAGGTGCACAGATAAAGGATGTAGGAATAGATTCATTAGGAATAGTGTGTGGGATATTGATACTTAAGTTTATAGAAGTCATAAAAAAAGAAGTGGTTTAA